A single region of the Elizabethkingia sp. JS20170427COW genome encodes:
- a CDS encoding Na+/H+ antiporter, whose amino-acid sequence MHHTLLYILILLFVVFLLVMLAKRIKIAYPIFLVIAGLGISFIPGVPVLHLDPDLIFLIFLPPLLYEAAWYTSWNDFWKWKRPISLLAFGLVFFTSTIIAYTSSSIIPGFTLALGFLLGGIVSPPDAVAAATVLKGMKVPKRLMTILEGESLVNDASSLIVFKFALAAVLTGAFSMQEASSQFFLVAGLGIVIGLVGAHIMYVIHRFLPTTPAIDAALTVMTPYILFLAAEQFHYSGVMAVVSGGLFMSYRSHEVFKTGSTRMNMLGVWTTMIFVMNALVFVLIGLELPEIVAGLGEYSVSDGIKYGLIISSIVIALRFLWVYPAAHVPRWLSAKARQNPSPGWKGPLVISWAGMRGVVSLATALSIPMLMNDGSAFPHRNLIVFVTFVLIFITLVFQGLTLPFVIKLIKLKEIDNLIPEDEQEAGIQLRLNRLALKIMDEKYNHQVKENELVAFYKTNLEETISNTSQRLESLECDETEQYEIELYHQVLLDIYAQQRKELFALRKEKFYSDEEIRKAELQLDLNELKITGSEH is encoded by the coding sequence ATGCATCATACACTACTATATATTTTAATCTTACTTTTCGTTGTTTTCCTTTTGGTAATGTTGGCAAAACGTATAAAAATTGCCTACCCTATATTTTTAGTAATTGCAGGATTAGGAATTAGCTTTATTCCGGGAGTACCAGTATTACACTTAGATCCAGATTTAATTTTTTTAATCTTCCTACCACCACTCTTATATGAGGCAGCGTGGTACACTTCGTGGAATGATTTCTGGAAATGGAAACGTCCTATTTCGTTGCTTGCATTTGGACTCGTATTTTTTACATCTACCATAATTGCTTATACATCCTCCTCCATTATTCCAGGCTTTACACTTGCGCTAGGCTTTTTGTTAGGAGGTATTGTTTCTCCACCAGATGCAGTAGCTGCAGCAACTGTTCTAAAGGGCATGAAAGTTCCTAAAAGGCTAATGACCATCCTAGAAGGCGAAAGTTTGGTAAACGATGCGTCTTCACTTATTGTATTCAAATTTGCGTTAGCTGCTGTACTTACCGGAGCTTTCTCAATGCAAGAGGCTAGCTCTCAGTTTTTTTTGGTAGCTGGCTTGGGTATTGTGATTGGCCTAGTAGGAGCACATATTATGTATGTTATCCATAGATTTCTTCCTACAACACCTGCTATTGACGCAGCCCTAACCGTAATGACACCATATATCTTATTCCTAGCTGCAGAGCAGTTTCATTATTCTGGAGTAATGGCTGTAGTAAGTGGTGGTTTGTTCATGTCTTATCGCTCTCATGAGGTTTTTAAAACAGGAAGTACCCGCATGAATATGCTTGGGGTGTGGACTACGATGATTTTTGTGATGAATGCGCTGGTCTTTGTGTTGATAGGCCTGGAACTTCCCGAGATTGTAGCAGGATTAGGAGAATATTCCGTAAGCGATGGTATCAAGTACGGACTTATTATAAGCTCCATTGTCATCGCTTTGCGCTTTTTATGGGTATATCCCGCCGCTCATGTACCGCGCTGGTTAAGTGCTAAAGCCAGACAAAATCCTTCACCAGGTTGGAAGGGGCCATTGGTTATCAGTTGGGCAGGGATGAGAGGAGTAGTGTCTTTGGCAACAGCTCTTTCTATTCCTATGTTGATGAATGATGGCTCAGCATTTCCTCATAGAAACTTAATTGTTTTTGTAACTTTTGTGTTGATTTTCATTACTTTAGTGTTTCAAGGGTTAACCTTGCCTTTTGTTATCAAACTCATCAAATTAAAAGAGATAGATAATCTTATCCCCGAAGATGAACAAGAGGCAGGAATTCAGTTGAGATTAAACCGATTGGCTTTAAAAATAATGGATGAGAAATATAATCATCAAGTAAAAGAAAATGAATTGGTGGCCTTTTATAAAACCAATTTGGAAGAAACGATATCCAATACCAGCCAACGTTTAGAATCTTTAGAATGCGACGAAACTGAGCAATATGAGATAGAATTATATCATCAAGTATTATTGGATATCTATGCACAACAAAGGAAAGAATTATTTGCTTTAAGAAAGGAGAAGTTTTATAGTGATGAAGAAATTCGTAAAGCGGAATTACAATTGGATTTAAATGAATTAAAAATTACTGGTTCTGAACACTAA
- a CDS encoding trans-aconitate 2-methyltransferase: MIEKYSRLLKGMSEITKGHPLCWADLGCGSGVFTEALAGFLPEGSYIKAVDKVEQQLPKIMGNSVNINFEKLDFEKESLSFENLDGIMMANSLHFINDKRSLIMKLEQCCKQNPTFLIVEYEHSIPNPWEPYPITFQKLKNIFADYNYHHIEKIGELKSNYGGMMYACRISKF; this comes from the coding sequence TTGATAGAGAAATATTCTCGTTTGTTGAAAGGAATGTCTGAAATTACCAAAGGGCATCCATTATGTTGGGCAGATTTAGGTTGTGGCTCAGGAGTTTTTACGGAAGCTTTGGCAGGATTTTTACCTGAAGGAAGTTATATTAAAGCTGTTGATAAGGTTGAGCAGCAACTTCCTAAGATTATGGGAAACTCGGTGAATATCAATTTTGAAAAGTTGGATTTTGAAAAAGAGAGCCTGTCTTTCGAAAATTTAGATGGTATCATGATGGCAAACTCACTTCATTTTATCAATGATAAAAGGTCTCTTATTATGAAATTGGAGCAATGCTGTAAGCAAAACCCAACATTTCTCATTGTTGAATATGAACATAGCATACCTAATCCTTGGGAACCTTATCCAATTACTTTTCAGAAACTTAAAAATATTTTTGCAGACTACAATTATCATCATATAGAGAAAATAGGCGAATTGAAATCTAACTACGGTGGGATGATGTATGCTTGTAGAATCTCTAAATTTTAA
- a CDS encoding type 1 glutamine amidotransferase domain-containing protein, giving the protein MSIGFVHHKSFGKLLENTPSIDSIDINEYDAICVAGGGAPLINFKEDQKLHKFIADFYEAGKVVCLICHGTSLLLWTKLSDGSLLADGKTWTGFADSEEDIINKMFGKVVSSYTIETEARKNLNTNFECAGPLEPFAIRDGRLITAQQQHSIYLASQLVIEALSE; this is encoded by the coding sequence ATCAGTATCGGCTTTGTTCATCATAAGAGTTTTGGTAAACTTCTAGAGAATACTCCATCGATAGATTCTATTGATATTAATGAGTATGATGCAATTTGTGTTGCAGGTGGTGGAGCACCATTAATTAATTTCAAAGAAGATCAAAAATTACATAAATTTATTGCAGACTTTTATGAAGCGGGTAAAGTTGTTTGCTTAATATGTCATGGTACCTCATTATTATTATGGACAAAATTAAGTGATGGAAGTCTTTTAGCAGATGGAAAAACATGGACAGGTTTTGCAGATAGTGAAGAGGATATCATCAATAAAATGTTTGGAAAGGTTGTCAGCAGTTATACAATCGAAACGGAGGCAAGAAAAAACTTAAATACTAATTTTGAATGTGCAGGACCATTAGAACCTTTTGCTATAAGAGATGGTAGATTAATTACTGCTCAACAACAGCACAGTATTTATTTAGCATCCCAATTGGTAATAGAAGCATTGTCGGAGTAA
- a CDS encoding DoxX family protein, whose amino-acid sequence MIVKILNAGLMFFAVFMGIKHGWNMLMAKPEMLEMFGKWNLDKNFVVVNGAVTLLSAILILFPKTFVWGNFLMALGILLIICMQLLHKDLKGVAIEVPFLLLNLIIIYLQHPLKSN is encoded by the coding sequence ATGATTGTGAAAATTCTAAACGCTGGACTGATGTTTTTTGCCGTTTTTATGGGAATAAAACATGGCTGGAATATGCTAATGGCTAAACCAGAAATGTTGGAAATGTTTGGAAAGTGGAATCTCGATAAAAATTTTGTTGTAGTTAACGGAGCTGTAACCTTGCTTTCTGCAATTCTTATTTTGTTTCCCAAAACTTTCGTTTGGGGAAATTTTCTGATGGCATTGGGGATTCTATTGATTATCTGCATGCAGCTTTTGCATAAAGACTTGAAAGGTGTAGCGATAGAAGTCCCATTTCTATTGCTGAATTTGATTATCATCTACTTACAGCACCCACTAAAATCTAACTAA
- a CDS encoding SDR family oxidoreductase, producing the protein MSRNDLKGKVVLITGGAKNLGGLLSRDFATKGAKVAIHYNSDSTKADAEKTLADITNAGGEAFIYQADLTKVDNITKLFDATIEKFGGIDIAINTVGKVLKKPFTETTEAEYDSMSDINSKVAYFFIQEAGKKLNDNGKINTIVTSLLAAFTGYYSTYAGAKAPVEHFTRAASKEFGHRGISVTAVAPGPMDTPFFYGQETDDAVAYHKQASDLGGLTKIEDIAPLVEFLVTDGWWITGQTIFANGGYTTR; encoded by the coding sequence ATGTCAAGAAACGATTTAAAAGGAAAAGTAGTTCTAATTACTGGAGGAGCAAAAAATTTAGGTGGCTTATTAAGTAGAGATTTTGCTACAAAAGGTGCAAAAGTAGCCATCCACTATAATAGCGATAGTACAAAAGCTGATGCTGAAAAAACATTGGCAGATATTACCAATGCTGGTGGCGAAGCTTTTATTTACCAAGCGGATCTTACTAAAGTAGATAATATTACTAAGTTGTTTGATGCTACTATTGAAAAATTTGGTGGTATTGATATTGCCATCAATACCGTAGGAAAAGTGTTGAAAAAACCTTTTACCGAAACTACAGAAGCAGAATATGACAGCATGAGTGATATCAACTCTAAAGTAGCTTATTTCTTTATTCAAGAAGCAGGTAAAAAACTGAATGACAACGGAAAAATCAACACTATTGTAACTTCTTTGTTAGCAGCATTTACAGGATATTATTCTACTTATGCAGGAGCAAAAGCGCCAGTAGAACATTTTACCAGAGCAGCATCTAAAGAATTCGGTCATCGAGGAATTTCTGTTACAGCTGTAGCACCTGGGCCAATGGATACACCTTTCTTCTACGGACAGGAAACTGACGATGCTGTTGCTTACCACAAGCAAGCTTCAGATTTAGGAGGTTTAACCAAAATTGAAGATATTGCCCCTTTGGTAGAATTCTTAGTAACCGATGGTTGGTGGATTACCGGACAAACCATCTTTGCTAATGGAGGTTATACTACAAGATAA
- a CDS encoding AraC family transcriptional regulator, producing MIEKRIIKQQLDGKKNLLPHKYLQYLDVHIEKVVSREVEEFKEINEIAEDLGVSHQYLSEVIQKYLGQHPCHFYDLKIIEKAKELLRNTQYSVAEVARILTYDPSNFSKFFKKFVGETPGQFRK from the coding sequence ATGATTGAAAAAAGAATCATAAAACAGCAATTGGATGGTAAGAAAAATCTTTTACCTCATAAATATTTGCAATACTTAGATGTTCATATTGAGAAAGTTGTTTCTCGGGAGGTAGAAGAGTTCAAAGAAATCAATGAAATTGCTGAAGATTTAGGTGTTTCCCACCAATATCTTTCTGAAGTAATACAAAAATATTTAGGACAACATCCTTGTCATTTTTATGATCTTAAAATTATTGAAAAAGCAAAAGAATTACTGAGAAATACCCAATATTCTGTAGCAGAAGTAGCAAGAATACTTACTTATGATCCTTCTAATTTTTCCAAATTCTTTAAAAAATTTGTAGGAGAGACCCCAGGACAATTCAGAAAATAA
- a CDS encoding transporter substrate-binding domain-containing protein encodes MWHIVRYQCFLTLFILLLVFPIHGKSQTSTIKTEIQNWLALNNRDTLRIGTYDSAPFVIYEKKRISGMAIELWEYIANKYDLNYKYVEYPSTNDLIEATNKEEIDIAITNLTITEKRAQKVHFTQPWYQGGLRLMVNSRTQGGFKNLVRGLYDSGFIHAYSILLISIVLGTILITLFDRKFNPEYPKSWKDGLAEGFYSIMSIVTSGKSPNRKNYFGWLGRIWQGIWLVCGVTILAFVTSSVTSVMTTIQLHHQIENLKDIGQDPIGVHRNTEAEDYAKENNLNYKVYPNLTEAAKALQSNKVVAILGDDPILRYYIDNNADLKFKVVGRNITYDKYGFALPIQSALNRPVTLAILNAVDSGYIEELKLKYFGEND; translated from the coding sequence ATGTGGCATATTGTTAGATATCAATGTTTTTTAACCCTTTTTATATTATTGTTAGTATTTCCTATTCATGGAAAAAGCCAAACATCTACAATAAAAACAGAGATTCAAAATTGGCTAGCTCTTAATAATCGCGATACCTTAAGGATAGGAACCTATGATTCTGCTCCTTTTGTTATTTATGAGAAAAAAAGAATTTCGGGGATGGCAATAGAGCTGTGGGAATATATTGCAAATAAATATGATCTTAATTACAAATATGTTGAGTACCCCTCTACTAATGATCTTATTGAAGCAACCAATAAAGAAGAAATTGATATAGCAATTACCAATCTTACCATTACTGAGAAAAGAGCTCAGAAAGTGCATTTCACCCAACCTTGGTACCAAGGGGGACTAAGGTTGATGGTGAACTCCAGAACTCAAGGAGGTTTTAAAAATTTGGTGAGAGGCCTTTACGATTCCGGATTTATACATGCTTATTCCATATTATTAATATCTATAGTCTTAGGTACAATTTTGATTACACTTTTTGACCGGAAATTTAATCCAGAATATCCTAAATCTTGGAAGGATGGGCTGGCAGAAGGTTTCTATTCGATAATGTCTATAGTGACAAGTGGTAAGTCTCCCAACAGAAAGAATTATTTTGGCTGGCTAGGTCGTATATGGCAAGGGATATGGTTGGTATGTGGAGTTACCATTTTAGCATTTGTAACCTCATCCGTAACGAGTGTAATGACAACGATACAACTGCATCATCAGATTGAGAATTTAAAAGATATAGGTCAAGATCCTATTGGTGTTCACCGAAATACAGAAGCAGAAGATTACGCGAAAGAAAATAATCTGAATTATAAAGTATATCCTAATCTTACAGAAGCAGCAAAGGCATTGCAATCCAATAAAGTTGTTGCTATATTAGGAGATGATCCTATTTTGAGGTACTATATAGATAATAATGCGGATCTAAAATTTAAAGTAGTAGGAAGAAATATAACCTATGATAAATATGGTTTTGCGTTGCCTATACAGAGTGCCTTAAACAGACCTGTAACCCTTGCAATACTTAATGCAGTAGATTCAGGTTATATTGAAGAATTAAAATTAAAATATTTTGGAGAAAATGATTAA
- a CDS encoding M64 family metallopeptidase, translated as MLTNILKYLIMKKIYFLFLTLISTLFYSQVFQTIPIIENGPRDKRIKLVIMGDGFTDSELDVLTQQATNVANYLFSKPPYSMYKNYFNVYLVKVVSPESGVKHPGTATDEQHVNPAVPISNPNTALDVSFDHGGIHRCIYTNDINKVGQVLSTNFPDYDVALVIGNTPYHGGCGGKYPFITMHSDSYDVALHELGHTFGKLHDEYWIANQGEGPNKTNNSDPATVKWKNWIGFRGVGMHPFSENASWFRPHENCEMRYLNRSFCSVCEEALIERIHSILSPIEGYTPNNTTTVSISNQQDFVVNLILPEPNTLTSKWMLNGVEVLSSLDAITIQKNQLQDGNNTLVFNVEDKTPNVRVDGHESSHISTITWNILKNNLGIDEVNSQAIDFVVYPNPTSDVVYLDVKQNIGNKISAEVLDISGRQVINRKKLDKDEKYSLDLGKLPSQTYILKVYNDNTLLFVKKIIKK; from the coding sequence ATGCTAACTAACATTTTAAAATATTTAATTATGAAAAAGATTTATTTTTTGTTTCTAACATTAATCAGTACACTTTTTTATTCTCAGGTTTTTCAAACAATACCTATAATTGAGAATGGACCAAGAGATAAAAGAATTAAATTGGTCATTATGGGAGATGGTTTTACCGATAGTGAGCTAGATGTGTTAACACAACAAGCAACCAATGTAGCCAATTATTTGTTTAGCAAACCGCCTTATTCCATGTATAAAAACTATTTTAATGTATATTTAGTAAAGGTAGTTTCCCCAGAATCTGGCGTAAAACATCCTGGTACGGCGACTGATGAACAGCATGTAAATCCTGCGGTTCCAATCTCTAACCCCAATACCGCATTAGATGTTTCTTTTGATCATGGTGGGATACATCGTTGTATTTATACTAATGATATTAATAAAGTAGGGCAGGTTTTATCAACTAATTTCCCGGATTATGATGTAGCTTTAGTAATTGGTAATACTCCGTATCATGGTGGTTGTGGGGGTAAATATCCATTTATTACTATGCATTCAGATTCTTATGATGTAGCTTTGCATGAGCTAGGACATACATTTGGAAAATTACATGATGAATATTGGATAGCTAACCAAGGAGAAGGCCCAAATAAAACAAATAATTCTGACCCTGCAACTGTAAAATGGAAAAATTGGATAGGTTTTCGTGGTGTAGGAATGCATCCATTTTCTGAAAATGCATCTTGGTTTAGACCGCACGAAAATTGTGAAATGAGATATTTGAATAGAAGCTTTTGTAGTGTGTGCGAAGAAGCTTTAATTGAGAGGATACACTCCATCCTTAGTCCAATAGAAGGATATACTCCAAACAATACGACAACGGTATCTATTTCAAATCAACAGGATTTTGTGGTTAACTTAATCCTTCCAGAACCCAATACACTGACTAGTAAATGGATGTTAAATGGCGTGGAAGTATTATCAAGTCTAGATGCTATTACAATTCAAAAAAACCAACTACAAGATGGAAACAATACATTAGTTTTCAACGTAGAGGATAAGACTCCGAATGTTCGCGTTGATGGGCATGAATCCTCACATATTTCAACCATAACATGGAATATCTTAAAAAATAATTTAGGAATAGATGAGGTAAACTCTCAAGCTATAGATTTTGTAGTTTATCCCAATCCAACTAGTGATGTTGTATATTTAGATGTTAAACAAAATATAGGCAATAAAATATCTGCGGAAGTTTTAGATATATCTGGTAGACAAGTTATCAATAGAAAGAAACTAGATAAAGATGAAAAATACTCTTTAGATTTGGGTAAATTACCAAGCCAAACTTATATATTAAAAGTGTATAATGATAACACCTTATTGTTTGTGAAAAAAATCATAAAAAAATAA